The Aureitalea marina genome includes a window with the following:
- a CDS encoding SemiSWEET transporter: MQLTSIIGNAAAFLTTISFLPQALKIIRSGQTRQLSLPMYLLFVSGVTLWVIYGIQEKQLPIILGNAVTLVLSGTILIYKLREVLKGSSGL, encoded by the coding sequence ATGCAATTGACAAGCATCATTGGCAACGCGGCAGCCTTTCTGACAACGATCAGCTTTCTGCCCCAAGCCCTGAAAATAATCCGTAGCGGACAGACCAGACAATTGTCCCTACCCATGTACCTGCTCTTTGTTAGCGGTGTAACCCTATGGGTGATCTATGGGATACAGGAGAAGCAATTGCCCATAATTCTGGGTAACGCAGTGACCCTCGTCCTTTCTGGAACGATACTGATATATAAACTCAGAGAGGTCCTAAAGGGTTCATCCGGTCTTTAA
- a CDS encoding SDR family NAD(P)-dependent oxidoreductase, giving the protein MNLKTDLSEQNILVTGASKGIGASLVQHLMQAGARTGVHYRSGSKEAFRLIDQFDRNGSKTFQADLSSLEETRQLFEAVIENFERLDTLVINAGIFEPHAVSMNTDQWLEVWQKTLDVNLNAAGLLTKLAIEHFRTQGGGRIIYVGSRAAFRGETREYLAYAASKGGLTSLARTVARSFGKEGIKAFVIAPGFTRTQMAESFIESHGEERVLSEISLTELTRPEDLAPLFLLLCSGLMDHATGTTIDVNAGSYIH; this is encoded by the coding sequence ATGAATTTGAAGACCGACCTCTCTGAACAAAACATCCTGGTTACCGGTGCTTCCAAAGGCATAGGAGCCAGCCTGGTGCAACATCTGATGCAGGCTGGCGCGCGCACGGGAGTTCATTATCGATCCGGCAGCAAAGAAGCTTTTAGATTGATCGATCAGTTTGATCGCAACGGCTCCAAGACATTTCAGGCCGATCTTTCCTCACTAGAAGAAACACGGCAGTTGTTTGAAGCCGTTATTGAGAATTTTGAACGATTGGATACCTTGGTTATTAATGCCGGGATATTTGAGCCGCATGCGGTAAGTATGAATACAGATCAGTGGTTGGAGGTTTGGCAAAAGACCTTGGATGTTAATTTGAATGCGGCAGGTCTATTGACCAAATTGGCCATAGAACATTTCCGGACCCAGGGTGGTGGGAGGATTATCTATGTTGGCAGCAGGGCCGCTTTTAGGGGAGAAACACGGGAATATTTGGCTTATGCAGCCTCCAAGGGAGGACTTACCTCTCTGGCGCGGACCGTGGCTCGCTCTTTTGGAAAAGAAGGCATTAAAGCATTTGTGATCGCCCCTGGGTTCACAAGAACACAAATGGCCGAGTCCTTTATTGAGTCCCACGGGGAAGAACGGGTACTGTCCGAAATTTCCCTGACCGAACTGACCAGACCAGAAGATCTTGCCCCTCTTTTTCTTCTACTTTGTAGTGGTTTGATGGATCACGCCACCGGTACCACAATAGACGTTAATGCCGGAAGTTATATACACTAA
- a CDS encoding T9SS type A sorting domain-containing protein: MKLISSSNAQQPGSEIVWDQVTTIDLGGVLNVTPPVNPQGLMGQAWVDVDQNTGDIYVLASVTRNDESGDPSDVMFARSSDGGASFSPPVRVNTDPGTEAYQWFGTMSVAPNGRIDAVWLDTRDADNQIDSVLYYSYSEDGGLSWETEEAISPSFDPSIGYPQQNKMGDYFDMVSDDEAAHLAWVNTINGGQDVYYSRISPQILSSPRVLPGLTRLDIYPNPFSDRLHVDLDLDEPSTTSIKVYNLLGQEVTSIIDAELSGIQKLVWNAGDQVAGLYLVEISINGIKEVRKVLLQ; the protein is encoded by the coding sequence ATGAAGCTAATCTCTTCTTCCAATGCCCAACAACCGGGAAGTGAGATCGTTTGGGATCAGGTAACCACCATAGACCTTGGTGGCGTTCTAAACGTAACACCTCCGGTCAATCCGCAAGGACTAATGGGACAGGCTTGGGTGGATGTAGACCAGAATACCGGAGATATCTACGTGTTGGCGTCGGTGACCCGTAACGATGAAAGTGGTGATCCATCCGATGTGATGTTCGCACGATCTTCAGACGGTGGAGCAAGTTTTAGTCCACCTGTCCGTGTCAATACCGACCCAGGAACTGAGGCTTATCAATGGTTTGGCACGATGTCTGTTGCCCCGAATGGTCGCATTGATGCAGTTTGGCTGGATACAAGAGACGCGGACAATCAGATTGACTCCGTACTCTATTACTCCTATTCCGAGGATGGCGGACTAAGTTGGGAAACTGAAGAGGCTATCTCTCCATCTTTCGACCCCAGTATAGGCTATCCGCAACAAAATAAAATGGGAGATTATTTCGATATGGTTTCTGACGATGAGGCGGCCCACCTGGCCTGGGTGAACACGATTAACGGTGGTCAGGATGTTTATTATTCGCGTATAAGCCCTCAGATTCTGTCTAGCCCTAGAGTATTACCAGGCTTGACCAGACTGGATATCTATCCCAATCCGTTTTCCGACCGCCTACATGTCGATCTGGACCTGGATGAACCATCAACTACCTCGATCAAAGTTTATAATCTTCTTGGGCAAGAAGTTACAAGTATAATAGACGCTGAGTTATCCGGTATTCAAAAACTCGTATGGAATGCAGGGGATCAGGTGGCAGGACTCTACTTGGTTGAGATCAGTATTAACGGTATTAAGGAAGTTCGTAAGGTCCTGTTGCAATAA
- a CDS encoding 5' nucleotidase, NT5C type, translating to MIIFVDMDEVIADSYGHFIRLYNQEFNASLQMKNIHFGEAWQNVPEEHQSRVKEYHWEPGFFSDLDPLPGSQEVLEEIATIHDVYIATAATQFPNSLREKSDWLDHYFPFIHWRNRILCGDKSILKGDVLIDDRSYNLESFEGRSIMFASPHNNGSNSYEKVSSWYQLKDLFLK from the coding sequence ATGATCATATTTGTGGACATGGACGAAGTAATAGCCGATAGCTATGGTCACTTCATCCGTTTATACAACCAGGAGTTCAATGCCAGTCTTCAAATGAAGAATATTCACTTTGGTGAAGCCTGGCAAAATGTACCGGAAGAACATCAGTCTCGTGTAAAAGAATATCACTGGGAGCCTGGATTTTTCTCAGACCTTGACCCCCTGCCCGGGAGTCAAGAAGTTCTTGAGGAAATTGCAACCATTCACGATGTCTATATCGCGACAGCAGCCACCCAATTTCCCAATTCACTTCGGGAAAAAAGTGATTGGCTGGACCACTATTTTCCCTTTATCCACTGGAGAAATAGGATCCTATGTGGAGATAAAAGTATCTTGAAGGGAGATGTGTTGATAGACGACAGGTCGTACAATCTGGAGAGTTTTGAAGGCAGATCGATTATGTTCGCCTCTCCTCATAACAATGGCAGTAACAGTTATGAAAAGGTCAGTTCTTGGTATCAGCTAAAGGATCTATTTCTAAAATAG
- a CDS encoding class I SAM-dependent methyltransferase yields the protein MKYLNPLIVLLVYNISHAQYAQRDWEDRDQWMPLEALFEMAKLQEGMDVADIGCHEGYLSFHLANLLGDQGTVYAVDVRADRLKTLQQKADKDGVDNINTILGTYSSPQLTEGVLDIIFIVDTYHEIGDYVIYLTNLKDYLKPGGRLVILEKLKTEHVGKPRQQQAFGHTLAMEYVVAELQEAGYKIVDRRHDMGHWERNEEKIIWTVVAEVR from the coding sequence ATGAAATACCTTAATCCTCTAATTGTTTTACTCGTTTACAATATATCCCATGCCCAGTATGCCCAAAGAGATTGGGAGGATCGGGATCAGTGGATGCCTTTGGAGGCTTTGTTTGAAATGGCAAAACTGCAAGAAGGTATGGATGTGGCCGATATCGGCTGTCACGAAGGTTACCTCAGTTTTCATTTGGCCAACCTGCTGGGAGATCAAGGCACCGTTTATGCCGTTGATGTAAGAGCAGATCGGCTCAAAACCTTGCAGCAGAAAGCCGACAAGGATGGAGTAGACAACATCAATACGATACTGGGAACCTATTCCAGCCCTCAGTTGACCGAGGGAGTATTGGATATCATTTTTATCGTTGATACCTATCACGAGATCGGTGACTACGTAATCTATCTGACCAATTTAAAAGACTATCTGAAGCCAGGGGGCAGACTAGTCATCTTGGAAAAGCTCAAAACGGAACATGTTGGTAAACCCAGGCAACAACAAGCCTTTGGGCATACCTTGGCCATGGAGTACGTAGTAGCGGAGCTTCAGGAGGCAGGCTATAAAATAGTAGATCGGCGTCATGATATGGGCCATTGGGAGCGAAATGAGGAGAAGATCATCTGGACGGTGGTGGCAGAGGTCCGATGA
- a CDS encoding D-TA family PLP-dependent enzyme: METSTWYQVNNESELDTPGLLIYPDRVAHNIRSMLEMTGSPQRLMPHLKTNKCSAVINLLLNAGIRQFKVSTIAEAELAAICGAQTILLAHQLVGPKIDRLFRLIERYPETEFHALVDQHDAVQNLNKGAEHHGEDLGVWIDVNSGMNRSGISPSYELLDLAHFLADQTSLRLIGLHVYDGHLRQSDFEQRKRQVVDEFEHVLDQFNELKAKHPKLLLVAGGTPSFCVHAQFPDRICSPGTCVFWDWGYSEKLPEQAFQFGVVLVSRVISQPAPGLVTLDMGHKAVAPENPIDKRILWLNRKGELIAQSEEHGIVSVSPDSEVHLGDLWYGIPYHICPTINLYRELQVVRNGSISDTWEVLGSQRKLNV, translated from the coding sequence ATGGAAACTTCCACCTGGTATCAGGTAAATAATGAGAGCGAACTGGATACTCCCGGGCTATTGATCTACCCGGATAGGGTCGCTCATAATATTCGGTCCATGTTGGAGATGACCGGTAGTCCACAGCGGCTTATGCCTCATCTAAAGACCAATAAATGTTCCGCAGTGATCAACCTCCTGCTCAATGCCGGAATAAGACAATTCAAGGTTTCGACCATTGCCGAGGCGGAGTTGGCCGCAATCTGCGGTGCCCAGACCATTTTACTGGCCCATCAACTGGTGGGGCCTAAGATCGACCGATTGTTTCGCCTGATAGAGCGTTATCCGGAAACGGAATTCCACGCCTTGGTCGATCAACATGATGCCGTTCAAAACTTGAATAAAGGGGCCGAGCATCATGGAGAAGACTTGGGAGTCTGGATCGATGTGAATTCCGGGATGAATCGTTCCGGTATTTCTCCCTCATACGAACTGTTGGACCTCGCTCATTTTCTGGCAGATCAAACTTCCTTAAGACTTATTGGGTTACATGTGTACGACGGTCATTTAAGACAGTCCGATTTCGAGCAGCGCAAAAGGCAGGTGGTTGATGAATTTGAACATGTGCTGGATCAGTTCAATGAACTTAAAGCAAAACATCCCAAGTTGCTTTTGGTTGCAGGAGGGACCCCATCCTTCTGTGTTCATGCGCAATTCCCGGATAGGATCTGCTCTCCCGGAACCTGTGTATTCTGGGATTGGGGGTATAGCGAGAAACTCCCTGAGCAAGCTTTCCAATTTGGTGTAGTACTGGTAAGCCGAGTGATCTCTCAACCCGCCCCTGGATTGGTGACCCTGGACATGGGACATAAGGCTGTGGCACCAGAAAATCCGATCGATAAACGGATACTTTGGCTAAACCGAAAGGGGGAATTAATTGCACAAAGCGAAGAGCACGGCATAGTCTCTGTGAGTCCTGATTCAGAAGTACATCTCGGTGACCTGTGGTATGGTATTCCTTATCATATCTGCCCTACCATCAACCTTTATCGGGAATTGCAAGTAGTCAGAAATGGATCCATTTCGGATACCTGGGAAGTGCTGGGTTCACAACGAAAATTGAATGTATGA
- a CDS encoding GerW family sporulation protein, with amino-acid sequence MNLPFDEMIKQITDFMKTEAKTETVMGEPFELGAFKCVPVIKVGMGFGSGGGEGAEAKDNKGQGMGAGAEMGIEPIGFLVTKGDEIQFLEAGQAHGLSAAVEKLPGMIERIYENRNREEFAPA; translated from the coding sequence ATGAACCTTCCATTTGACGAAATGATCAAACAGATCACTGACTTCATGAAGACCGAGGCCAAGACGGAAACCGTGATGGGAGAACCCTTCGAATTGGGTGCTTTTAAGTGTGTTCCCGTGATCAAGGTCGGAATGGGATTTGGCTCTGGAGGAGGCGAAGGAGCTGAGGCCAAAGACAATAAGGGACAAGGCATGGGAGCCGGAGCCGAAATGGGTATTGAACCCATAGGATTCCTAGTTACCAAAGGTGATGAGATCCAATTTTTGGAAGCCGGTCAGGCCCATGGATTGTCTGCTGCCGTGGAAAAATTACCCGGCATGATCGAACGGATCTACGAAAACCGTAACCGTGAAGAATTTGCACCGGCTTAG
- a CDS encoding aminotransferase class V-fold PLP-dependent enzyme, which translates to MTKRRAFLKSAALAAAALPLASFQTHSNWSLDPLSRTFTDPEDYWRMVRKQFPLKEGQTYFNNGTMGPTPGYVLDAMIDHMLHYNREAASIDYKDGSGPELLSGYFPYIELREKLAELINCDYKELSLIQNATFGMNYVGMGLDLKEGDELLNTNQEHGGGFGAWQTLAKRRGCVYKQATIPIPANDPQEIIDAIFKEVTPKTKVIAIPHIVSVYGTIMPVEAICERARQQGIFTILDGAQCVGHIDVDVKAIGCDAYYSSLHKWFLAPPGSGLLYVNKDVVGDIWTTVASYNWDNQDDHGFRLMQNGTGNPALITGYNASVEFFQSIGKDRWLSRIKELGAYLRDGLKELPHVTISSSTNEAMAAGITTYAVDGLTGPELQKTLWERERLQPRSVGKELMRHSVHIYNSKEEIDRALGVIRDLA; encoded by the coding sequence TTGACTAAACGACGTGCTTTTTTAAAGTCGGCAGCCTTGGCTGCTGCTGCTTTGCCATTGGCTTCCTTTCAAACCCATTCCAATTGGTCACTTGATCCTCTCAGCCGCACCTTCACTGATCCGGAGGACTACTGGCGTATGGTTAGGAAACAGTTCCCGCTAAAGGAAGGTCAGACCTATTTCAACAACGGAACCATGGGGCCAACCCCAGGCTATGTCCTCGACGCCATGATCGATCATATGTTGCATTACAATAGGGAAGCGGCGTCTATTGACTACAAAGATGGATCTGGCCCTGAATTGCTCAGTGGTTACTTTCCTTACATTGAATTGCGGGAAAAACTGGCGGAATTGATCAACTGTGATTATAAGGAGCTCTCCTTGATACAAAATGCCACCTTCGGCATGAATTACGTAGGGATGGGGTTGGACCTCAAGGAAGGAGATGAGTTATTAAACACCAACCAGGAACACGGGGGAGGTTTCGGTGCCTGGCAAACCCTCGCAAAGCGCAGAGGTTGCGTTTACAAGCAGGCTACCATACCGATACCAGCCAATGATCCTCAAGAAATTATTGATGCGATTTTTAAAGAGGTAACACCCAAAACCAAGGTGATTGCCATACCGCATATTGTTTCCGTATACGGTACGATCATGCCAGTAGAGGCCATTTGCGAACGGGCACGTCAACAGGGAATTTTCACCATCCTGGATGGAGCGCAGTGCGTAGGGCATATCGATGTGGATGTCAAAGCCATTGGTTGTGATGCCTATTACAGCAGTCTGCACAAGTGGTTTCTGGCCCCTCCAGGAAGCGGATTGCTTTATGTGAATAAAGATGTGGTTGGAGATATTTGGACGACCGTGGCCAGTTACAATTGGGACAATCAAGATGATCACGGTTTCCGCTTGATGCAGAACGGAACTGGGAACCCAGCATTGATCACGGGTTATAATGCTTCAGTGGAGTTCTTCCAAAGTATTGGTAAGGATCGTTGGCTTAGTCGAATCAAGGAATTAGGAGCCTATTTAAGGGATGGGCTGAAGGAATTGCCTCATGTCACCATTTCGTCCTCTACTAACGAAGCTATGGCGGCTGGAATAACTACTTACGCTGTCGATGGTTTAACAGGCCCTGAACTTCAAAAGACCTTATGGGAAAGAGAACGGTTACAGCCCAGGTCGGTAGGGAAGGAGCTGATGCGACACTCGGTACACATCTATAATTCGAAGGAAGAAATTGATCGGGCCTTGGGAGTGATCAGGGATTTGGCTTAA
- a CDS encoding tetratricopeptide repeat protein gives MKAFLTLLLLSVSLLATAQQDINAEQWRSDLQFLRQTIHTDYPFLLRKTSKEAFDAAVDKLDQEIPQLESHQIIVGMMRIVSSIQYGHTAMSSREWPTENHRLPLNYYWFSDGIYIQGAHKDYEDIVGTRLVAIEGMPVDNVLNAIKPVVPVENDQFFKAYGLGYMNIAEVLHAQGITKELKNEIELTVEKDGKELRRSVGAMALSKLTDVPLRYGMMYTEGDWIGLGTGEEAPLYLSDLDRIYTYKYLPEKKALYVRQSQVQDDSIADIPTFYNEVFDFIAKNDVDKLVLDVRLNGGGNNYKNKPVVTGIIRSEKINKEGHFMVITGRRTFSACQNLVNELDNYTYVVFVGEPTAENINFYGDTNRVVLPESEIPVFLSFAWWQDKPQWENGPWIAPHVATDQSFAQFMAGEDPALDAALNFSMDDLILDPMEHFTNLFMTGQIDKLRSDAKAMTKDDRYRFFDFEGEFNKTGYRLLSQGQTQEAVFVFQLVLESYPNSANAWYSLGDGLRAMGDKAQAKEAYQKSAAMEPGTDLAAESLKKASELEN, from the coding sequence ATGAAAGCATTTCTCACCCTTTTGCTCTTGTCGGTTTCCCTACTGGCAACAGCTCAACAAGACATCAATGCTGAACAGTGGCGTTCAGACCTTCAATTTCTAAGACAAACGATACACACCGATTATCCTTTTCTGCTGCGGAAAACAAGTAAAGAAGCATTTGACGCTGCTGTGGACAAATTGGACCAGGAAATCCCACAATTAGAATCGCATCAGATCATCGTTGGAATGATGCGAATCGTTTCCTCCATTCAGTATGGTCATACAGCCATGAGTTCAAGGGAATGGCCAACAGAGAATCACAGACTGCCATTAAACTATTATTGGTTCAGCGATGGTATCTACATTCAGGGCGCGCACAAAGACTATGAGGATATTGTCGGCACACGACTGGTTGCGATAGAAGGTATGCCAGTAGACAATGTACTAAATGCCATTAAGCCGGTGGTGCCTGTAGAGAATGATCAATTCTTTAAGGCCTATGGTTTGGGCTATATGAATATAGCTGAAGTCTTGCACGCTCAAGGGATAACTAAAGAACTCAAAAATGAAATCGAACTGACCGTAGAAAAAGACGGAAAAGAGCTGAGGCGAAGTGTAGGGGCCATGGCCTTGTCCAAATTGACTGATGTCCCGCTCCGATATGGAATGATGTATACCGAAGGAGATTGGATCGGCCTGGGAACAGGAGAAGAGGCTCCTCTTTATTTGAGCGACCTGGATCGGATTTACACCTATAAATATCTGCCCGAGAAGAAGGCCTTGTATGTCAGACAAAGTCAGGTACAAGACGATTCAATAGCCGACATACCTACTTTTTATAACGAGGTTTTTGACTTCATTGCGAAGAACGACGTGGATAAATTGGTTCTGGATGTCCGGTTAAACGGAGGAGGGAACAATTACAAGAATAAACCGGTAGTGACGGGAATAATCCGCAGTGAAAAGATCAATAAAGAAGGACACTTTATGGTGATCACAGGCCGTAGAACTTTTTCAGCCTGCCAGAATTTAGTCAACGAATTGGACAATTATACCTACGTTGTTTTTGTGGGCGAACCAACAGCAGAAAACATCAATTTTTACGGGGATACAAACAGGGTAGTACTCCCTGAAAGCGAGATCCCGGTCTTTTTGTCGTTTGCCTGGTGGCAGGATAAACCTCAATGGGAGAATGGTCCCTGGATCGCTCCACATGTGGCGACAGACCAGAGCTTTGCACAGTTCATGGCAGGAGAGGACCCAGCTTTGGATGCTGCGCTCAATTTCTCAATGGACGATCTGATCTTGGACCCCATGGAGCACTTCACCAATTTGTTCATGACAGGTCAGATCGATAAACTTAGATCGGATGCCAAAGCCATGACCAAGGATGACCGCTATCGTTTCTTTGATTTCGAGGGTGAATTCAACAAGACCGGTTATCGGCTATTATCGCAGGGTCAGACCCAAGAGGCAGTATTTGTTTTTCAACTCGTTCTAGAGTCTTATCCAAATTCAGCAAATGCCTGGTATAGTCTAGGCGATGGCCTAAGAGCCATGGGCGACAAGGCCCAGGCTAAAGAAGCTTATCAGAAATCTGCGGCCATGGAACCAGGAACTGATCTTGCAGCAGAATCCCTGAAGAAGGCTTCAGAACTAGAGAATTAA
- a CDS encoding amino acid permease, protein MQSTSTAAKKFGTFGGVFTPTLLTILGVIMYLRMGWVVGNAGLLGAWLIIGISFLITLCTALSMSAITTNIRIGAGGAYAIISQSLGLEVGGSLGIPRYISQGLASTLYIFGFREGWLSIFPLHSPFLVDLVVFAVLITIAYISANLAIKTQFVIMGVIVLSLVSVVMAAYHGSMINPLEESLRWGSFKGSPENGFSGSGFWVVFAVFFPAATGIMAGANMSGELKDPRRSIPVGTLWAIGVSFVIYVLLAYWLSRSASEQELISNYNVVVDKAYFGPLIIAGILGATFSSALASIVGSSRILYAMGEHRVLPFSKFLSGTSYNGQPRNAMLVTGILIFVTMLLRDLNAIAPLVTLFFLVTYAMINSVVIIEQRLGLISYRPLFKVRKWIPWLGLFSSLLAMFIINSTISLITFAIVLSVYWYLSRQNLETPFEDVRSGLFVSFAEWAAKHTWGMKSMQQRAWKPNLMVPIRDIVGARGNFNFLRNIALPKGSINLLGIEADPKSNRLASELEDLSLAFRDSGVFSSWTVIHAADFARGVNYSNQALRSAFFRPNIVFLNMQEHDDYELELRPVMKECIRLEIGVLLFRSHPTANLGKRKMINVWVSDRQGSWTLGWDIGNLDLSTLIAYKLKKNWEASIRLITVIGNEKEMEEARAFLEDLVNLARLPNTLIEVHHGRFRDYVPDAPQADLNIFGMDQDLPFQFVEEITLLTQSSCLFVKDSGHESILA, encoded by the coding sequence ATGCAATCTACCTCTACTGCAGCTAAAAAATTTGGAACCTTCGGTGGGGTGTTCACCCCTACCTTGTTGACCATCTTGGGTGTGATCATGTACCTGCGGATGGGTTGGGTGGTAGGTAATGCCGGCCTTCTGGGGGCATGGCTGATCATAGGGATTTCCTTTCTGATAACCCTATGTACGGCTTTATCTATGTCTGCCATTACCACCAATATCCGTATTGGTGCTGGTGGTGCCTATGCGATCATATCCCAGTCTTTGGGATTGGAAGTGGGCGGTAGTCTAGGGATTCCGCGCTACATTTCACAGGGACTGGCCTCGACGCTATACATCTTTGGTTTCAGGGAAGGTTGGCTCAGTATTTTTCCCTTGCATTCCCCTTTTTTGGTAGATCTGGTGGTGTTTGCGGTCCTGATTACCATTGCCTATATCAGTGCTAACCTGGCCATCAAGACTCAATTCGTTATTATGGGGGTCATTGTTCTTTCCCTGGTCTCCGTAGTCATGGCAGCCTATCACGGCTCTATGATTAACCCTTTAGAGGAATCACTTCGCTGGGGTAGTTTTAAAGGTTCGCCGGAGAACGGATTCAGTGGCAGTGGCTTTTGGGTGGTCTTTGCCGTATTCTTCCCCGCTGCAACTGGTATTATGGCCGGTGCAAACATGTCAGGGGAATTGAAAGACCCAAGAAGAAGTATACCCGTCGGTACGCTCTGGGCCATAGGCGTGAGCTTTGTGATCTATGTCCTTTTGGCTTATTGGCTGTCCCGGTCTGCTTCAGAACAGGAATTGATCAGCAATTACAATGTTGTGGTAGACAAGGCCTATTTTGGGCCCCTGATCATAGCCGGAATATTGGGAGCTACCTTTTCCTCAGCTCTGGCCTCTATAGTAGGTTCTTCGCGTATTCTATACGCTATGGGAGAACACCGGGTTCTTCCGTTCAGTAAATTCCTGTCGGGTACCAGCTATAATGGCCAACCCAGGAATGCCATGTTAGTTACGGGAATCTTGATCTTTGTGACCATGCTACTTCGGGATCTGAATGCCATCGCTCCCCTGGTTACTCTCTTTTTCCTGGTTACCTATGCCATGATCAACTCGGTTGTTATAATTGAACAGCGCCTGGGACTGATCAGTTATCGGCCCCTGTTCAAGGTAAGAAAGTGGATACCCTGGTTGGGTCTCTTTTCTTCCCTTCTAGCCATGTTCATCATCAATTCCACGATTAGCCTGATCACATTTGCGATCGTGTTGTCGGTCTATTGGTACTTGTCCAGACAAAACCTCGAAACGCCATTTGAAGATGTCCGTTCGGGTCTCTTTGTTTCTTTCGCGGAATGGGCTGCCAAGCACACCTGGGGCATGAAATCCATGCAGCAAAGGGCGTGGAAACCGAATCTAATGGTGCCAATTCGCGACATAGTCGGCGCAAGGGGCAACTTCAACTTTCTTAGGAATATTGCCCTCCCCAAAGGCTCGATCAACCTCCTGGGAATAGAAGCTGATCCTAAATCAAATCGGCTGGCATCCGAACTGGAAGATCTTTCCCTAGCATTTAGGGATTCTGGGGTGTTCTCATCCTGGACCGTAATCCATGCGGCCGATTTTGCGCGGGGAGTAAACTACTCTAACCAGGCATTGAGGTCGGCCTTTTTCCGACCCAATATCGTATTTCTCAATATGCAGGAACACGATGATTACGAACTGGAATTAAGACCGGTTATGAAGGAATGCATCCGGCTGGAAATTGGCGTTCTTCTGTTTCGATCGCATCCAACTGCCAATTTGGGCAAGCGGAAGATGATCAATGTTTGGGTCAGTGACAGACAGGGTTCATGGACCTTGGGCTGGGATATTGGTAACCTGGATCTAAGCACTCTGATTGCTTATAAGCTTAAGAAAAATTGGGAGGCGTCCATCCGTTTGATAACAGTTATTGGTAACGAGAAAGAAATGGAGGAAGCAAGAGCTTTCCTAGAAGACCTGGTCAACCTGGCTCGGCTTCCCAATACCCTGATCGAAGTGCATCACGGGCGGTTTAGAGATTATGTCCCTGATGCCCCTCAGGCCGACCTGAACATCTTTGGAATGGATCAGGACCTACCCTTTCAATTTGTGGAAGAGATCACCCTGCTTACCCAAAGCAGTTGCCTGTTCGTTAAAGACTCAGGTCACGAAAGTATTTTGGCTTAA